Proteins encoded by one window of Nocardia goodfellowii:
- a CDS encoding oxygenase MpaB family protein, whose translation MDSLSRRSALKASGVLGAFGAMAVMVPARAEPWSWSPQGSVAGVGEGLDPMGVWDPEVDELVGGLIDRGEVPAVNALLRTWTRNGQPLPEGLPSELRDFMEYARRLPQWTDQGKLATAVQFNKKRGLYLGVLYGLASGMMSTVIPKEARAVYYSKGGHDLKDRITKTAKLGYDIGTHNAYGADGEMVVTCVKTRLVHAAVRNLLPRSPHWASVAQEGVPISQNDMMVTWHSLPTTVMKHLTAWGVPMPAHESEAFLHSWQVAGHMLGIRDEYIPNSWPEANAQAAQVLDPIIAVTPEGAVLADRLLRLGVNLDFAVLSKPVLGSFTRFLLGDRIADELRIPRELLWDPLLRVSWGPFIAVREGLLPVVPLAPDAYWLFDEFLRQAALIYLAELQMPISIEIPTMNRDMSKPPR comes from the coding sequence ATGGACAGTCTCAGCAGGCGGAGTGCGTTGAAGGCGAGTGGGGTGTTGGGTGCGTTCGGGGCGATGGCGGTGATGGTTCCGGCGCGGGCTGAGCCGTGGTCGTGGTCGCCGCAGGGTTCGGTGGCGGGGGTGGGTGAGGGGTTGGATCCGATGGGGGTGTGGGATCCGGAGGTTGATGAGTTGGTGGGGGGTTTGATCGATCGCGGTGAGGTGCCGGCGGTGAATGCGTTGTTGCGGACGTGGACCAGGAATGGTCAGCCGTTGCCGGAGGGGTTGCCTTCGGAGTTGCGGGATTTCATGGAGTATGCGCGTCGGTTGCCGCAGTGGACTGATCAGGGGAAGTTGGCGACGGCGGTGCAGTTCAACAAGAAGCGGGGTTTGTATTTGGGGGTGTTGTATGGGTTGGCGAGCGGGATGATGAGCACGGTGATTCCGAAAGAGGCTCGGGCGGTGTATTACTCGAAGGGGGGTCATGATTTGAAGGATCGGATCACCAAGACCGCGAAGTTGGGGTATGACATCGGTACTCATAATGCGTATGGGGCGGATGGGGAGATGGTGGTGACGTGTGTGAAGACGCGGTTGGTGCATGCGGCGGTGCGTAATTTGTTGCCGCGTTCGCCGCATTGGGCGAGTGTGGCGCAGGAGGGTGTTCCGATCAGTCAGAACGATATGATGGTGACGTGGCATAGTTTGCCGACGACGGTGATGAAGCATTTGACGGCGTGGGGGGTGCCGATGCCGGCCCATGAGTCGGAGGCGTTTCTGCATTCGTGGCAGGTGGCGGGGCATATGTTGGGGATTCGGGATGAGTATATTCCGAATTCGTGGCCGGAGGCGAATGCTCAGGCGGCGCAGGTGCTGGATCCGATTATCGCGGTGACGCCGGAGGGTGCGGTGCTGGCGGATCGGTTGTTGCGGTTGGGTGTGAATTTGGATTTCGCGGTGTTGAGTAAGCCGGTGTTGGGTTCGTTTACTCGTTTTCTGTTGGGTGATCGGATCGCTGATGAGTTGCGGATTCCGCGGGAGTTGTTGTGGGATCCGTTGTTGCGGGTGAGTTGGGGTCCGTTTATCGCGGTGCGTGAGGGGTTGTTGCCGGTGGTTCCGCTGGCGCCGGATGCGTATTGGTTGTTCGATGAGTTTCTTCGTCAGGCTGCTTTGATTTATTTGGCGGAGCTTCAGATGCCGATCAGTATCGAGATCCCGACGATGAATCGGGATATGAGCAAGCCGCCACGCTGA
- a CDS encoding TetR/AcrR family transcriptional regulator — protein sequence MVKQPDPARRSERSRQAILAAARELVSELGYAKLSVEAIAARAGVGKQTIYRWWPSKGAVVLDAFLALSEEGPEQSMALPDTGDLAADLKTVMRATVAEFADPAFEGPIRALNLEIINDPALAAQYHAKLAGPLDEAKKDRLRSAQQAGQLDAHVDLDLALELLYAPLYQRWLLRSGPLTTEYADSLVEVFLKAMRPEVAVTDVMSRNS from the coding sequence ATGGTCAAGCAGCCCGATCCCGCGCGCCGTAGTGAGCGCTCCCGGCAGGCCATATTGGCCGCGGCTCGCGAGCTGGTCTCCGAGCTGGGATATGCGAAGTTGTCCGTCGAGGCCATCGCGGCCCGGGCGGGGGTGGGCAAACAGACCATCTACCGCTGGTGGCCTTCCAAGGGCGCGGTGGTCCTGGACGCCTTCCTCGCACTGAGCGAAGAGGGGCCGGAGCAGAGCATGGCGCTGCCCGACACCGGCGACTTGGCGGCCGACCTCAAAACCGTGATGCGCGCGACGGTGGCCGAATTCGCCGATCCCGCGTTCGAAGGACCGATTCGCGCGCTCAACCTCGAGATCATCAACGACCCGGCCCTCGCCGCCCAGTACCACGCCAAGCTGGCGGGCCCGTTGGACGAGGCGAAGAAGGACCGTCTGCGCAGTGCGCAACAAGCCGGGCAACTCGACGCGCACGTCGATCTCGACCTGGCACTCGAATTGCTTTACGCGCCCCTCTACCAGCGCTGGCTGCTCCGATCCGGCCCACTGACCACCGAATACGCGGATTCCCTCGTCGAGGTCTTCCTCAAGGCCATGCGGCCGGAGGTCGCCGTCACCGACGTCATGAGCCGCAACAGCTAG
- a CDS encoding TIGR03564 family F420-dependent LLM class oxidoreductase, with the protein MTLGVALAQTNSTNYIDDSVHQARAVAAHGVGSVWFGQRMDYDSPALAAIVGREVPALQVGTSAIPVIGRHPLLVSAQAQTAQAATHGRYHLGLALGSSLVAGAFGTPFDRPVARLREFLTALRELLDTGTADFHGELLTATPPLPTALAGAQPRIPVLVAAMGPQALRVTGELADGILPYLAGPRTLGEQIVPALTRAATTTPRVVAFVPAVVTSDIEGARAEAVEQLAFYDQVPSYRRVIELEGAQRAADLAIIGDEETVAAGIQRYYDAGATEIVLTATDLAGAEDQQRTWKLLGELAAQRSPAR; encoded by the coding sequence ATGACGCTCGGAGTGGCCCTCGCCCAGACGAATTCGACCAACTACATCGACGATTCCGTGCACCAAGCGCGAGCCGTCGCCGCGCACGGTGTGGGCTCGGTGTGGTTCGGACAGCGCATGGACTACGACTCACCGGCACTGGCGGCCATCGTCGGCCGGGAGGTGCCCGCGCTCCAGGTGGGCACCTCCGCGATCCCGGTGATCGGGCGGCACCCGCTCCTGGTCTCCGCGCAGGCGCAGACAGCGCAGGCCGCCACGCACGGCCGCTATCACCTCGGCCTGGCTCTGGGCTCATCACTGGTGGCCGGTGCCTTCGGTACGCCTTTCGATCGGCCGGTCGCCCGGTTGCGCGAGTTCCTCACCGCGCTTCGGGAACTACTGGACACCGGAACGGCCGATTTCCACGGCGAACTCCTCACCGCCACGCCGCCTTTGCCGACCGCCTTGGCCGGGGCACAGCCGCGCATTCCCGTCTTGGTGGCGGCCATGGGCCCACAGGCGCTGCGCGTGACCGGCGAACTCGCCGACGGCATCCTGCCCTACCTCGCGGGCCCGCGGACCCTGGGTGAGCAGATCGTTCCGGCGCTCACCCGCGCGGCCACGACCACGCCGCGCGTCGTCGCCTTCGTGCCAGCCGTCGTGACCTCCGATATCGAGGGGGCCCGCGCCGAGGCGGTCGAGCAACTGGCGTTCTACGACCAGGTGCCCTCCTACCGCCGGGTCATCGAACTCGAAGGCGCACAGCGGGCCGCGGACCTCGCCATTATCGGCGACGAGGAGACCGTGGCCGCCGGAATCCAGCGCTACTACGACGCGGGTGCGACCGAAATCGTGCTCACCGCAACCGATCTCGCTGGAGCCGAAGACCAGCAACGGACCTGGAAGCTCCTCGGCGAGCTCGCCGCACAACGTTCGCCGGCGCGATAG
- a CDS encoding alpha/beta hydrolase: MSTEHVELIPLWPNPSGSQPDTEPHGRSTVLSAVPGHQQLRVIRNVTQPACTVHPADPDRATGSAVIICPGGSFVVLTETATEVANRLAAQGITAFVLRYRLLPTAPSDEEFQREWASAYTMDEIKAQSRLAAEDARRAVGMVRARAAEWNLDPHRVGILGFSAGGLLTVSAATDYEPATRPDFAAPIYPPIWHEYRVPPDAPPLFLCFAADDPGENVVGGNLALHQDWRTAGHSVEMHAYAEGGHGFAEAAQGLPCDSWLDRYLEWHSRITRMEPAS, encoded by the coding sequence ATGAGCACTGAACATGTCGAACTGATCCCGCTCTGGCCGAATCCGTCTGGCTCGCAACCTGATACCGAGCCGCACGGCCGATCGACGGTGCTGTCCGCGGTACCGGGGCACCAACAGCTCCGGGTGATCCGCAACGTGACCCAGCCCGCGTGCACGGTCCATCCGGCGGACCCCGACCGAGCGACGGGCTCCGCGGTGATCATCTGCCCTGGTGGAAGTTTCGTGGTGCTCACCGAAACCGCGACGGAGGTCGCGAACCGGCTTGCCGCGCAGGGCATCACAGCCTTCGTCCTGCGTTACCGCTTACTGCCGACAGCTCCGAGCGACGAGGAGTTCCAGCGCGAGTGGGCCTCCGCCTACACCATGGACGAGATCAAAGCGCAGTCTCGCCTCGCGGCTGAGGACGCCCGCCGGGCGGTCGGGATGGTGCGCGCCCGAGCCGCCGAATGGAATCTCGACCCGCACCGCGTAGGCATACTCGGCTTTTCGGCCGGGGGACTGCTGACAGTAAGCGCGGCAACCGATTACGAGCCCGCGACCCGGCCCGATTTCGCCGCGCCCATATACCCGCCGATATGGCACGAATACCGTGTGCCTCCCGACGCCCCACCGTTGTTCCTCTGCTTCGCGGCGGACGACCCGGGCGAGAACGTGGTCGGCGGCAACCTCGCCCTGCACCAGGATTGGCGCACCGCCGGGCATTCCGTGGAAATGCACGCCTACGCCGAAGGCGGGCACGGCTTCGCCGAAGCCGCGCAGGGCCTGCCCTGTGATTCCTGGCTCGACCGATACCTCGAATGGCACTCCCGGATCACCCGGATGGAACCCGCGTCATGA
- a CDS encoding LysR family transcriptional regulator: MDLRSVECFLRVAETLHFGRAAEELHLSQPALSQRIRTLERDIGATLFERNRRGVRLTAAGQAFLAPAKSAVTQGDRAAEAARRAARGLHGRLRLGFTVVASYTALPQAIQAFRTTHPDVEVDLVEINSPALEVALDRGEIDLAVLHPPLERPRLRLRMLPAEPLVLALPAGHRLAEQRTVSFADLWGEPMLTAPRSVGPVLFDKVIACFRAAGVEPRIVQEATPVTTLAGLVAAGAGLGFVTRGVAAATRPGVVFRDVPAAPAIPMAAAWAAAEPSPAGSRFLTILDRHMAGYNRG, from the coding sequence GTGGATCTGCGGTCGGTCGAATGTTTCCTCCGTGTGGCGGAGACTTTGCACTTCGGCCGGGCCGCGGAGGAACTGCACCTGAGTCAACCGGCGTTGAGTCAGCGCATCCGGACCCTCGAACGCGACATCGGCGCAACGCTTTTCGAGCGCAACCGGCGCGGAGTACGACTCACCGCGGCGGGGCAGGCGTTCCTCGCCCCTGCGAAATCTGCCGTGACACAAGGCGATCGGGCTGCCGAAGCGGCGCGCAGGGCCGCGCGGGGTCTGCACGGGCGGTTGCGACTCGGCTTCACCGTGGTCGCCTCCTACACCGCGCTACCGCAGGCGATCCAGGCGTTCCGCACCACGCACCCCGACGTGGAAGTCGATCTGGTCGAGATCAATTCACCGGCCTTGGAAGTCGCGCTCGATCGGGGCGAGATCGATCTCGCAGTCCTGCATCCGCCGCTGGAACGGCCGCGTCTGCGGCTGCGCATGTTGCCCGCCGAGCCCTTGGTTCTGGCTCTGCCGGCCGGACATCGTCTCGCCGAGCAGCGCACCGTGTCGTTCGCCGACTTGTGGGGCGAGCCGATGCTGACCGCGCCGCGCAGCGTCGGGCCGGTGCTGTTCGACAAAGTGATCGCCTGCTTCCGAGCCGCGGGCGTGGAGCCGCGCATCGTGCAGGAGGCGACGCCGGTGACGACGCTGGCCGGGTTGGTCGCGGCGGGCGCCGGTCTGGGATTCGTCACCCGCGGCGTCGCGGCGGCGACCCGGCCGGGCGTGGTGTTCCGGGATGTCCCTGCCGCCCCGGCCATTCCGATGGCCGCCGCGTGGGCCGCCGCCGAGCCGTCACCGGCGGGCAGCCGGTTCCTGACGATCCTCGACCGTCATATGGCCGGTTACAACCGGGGATAG
- a CDS encoding PEP/pyruvate-binding domain-containing protein: MHTVENQLDSYTLTLADPLATLEVAGGKGSSLARMAGAELPVPPGFHVTTAAYRRFVAADGLHERILEVAAGVAADDPGTWTTAANAIATLIAAQPVPEDVAQEIRTGYARLGEVAVAVRSSATAEDLPEMSFAGQQDSYLNIVGAEAVVAAVKRCWASLWTDRALGYRARHGISADDVALAVVVQELVPADSAGVAFTANPLTGARDEVLINAAWGLGEAIVSGRVTPDTIVIAKSGNTIRQRDISDKESMTVRTADGTREEAVPEDRRRLPVLEPAAEAELARLAVRIEEFYGQPMDIEWARHAQRFFVVQARPITALPDAAPAATEQDWDLPDPHGKYIRSSVMELLPDPLSPLFATLGIPAWERATLAHYRAIQLPYFSEPLAVINGYGYYNVDYRGGLLVRMALAQPKFLSRTLPRLLRSAPERWRTARDRYRQVAGQWEGVDLTAEPAVRLLGGMAEIVDEAARYYLTIQGSALPAAYLSESLFTKAYNVVKASDDPPAATFLLGFDSKPIRGEQALYDLARWARTQPGLTELLTTATVADLTADRDNAAWPEFRQRFQRHLTEFGDMVYDLDFAKPLPADDPASQLQVLRFFLGEDAPDPYARQRTAVRARTEAERCLENKRPRFVRRLPLRLLGWAQSAAPLREDALADVGAGWPAVRRLAAELGRRLVDSGVLEAPADVYWLRLPELQAATRALDAGRTPDDSRATVAERHALWQAQRARTAPHVLPVKGGGKILGIDFGKETSPDEVAIKGTPGSPGRATGPARIVHGPAEFDQMRPGDVLVAKMTTPAWTPLFALASAIVTDVGGALSHSSIVAREYHIPAVLGTGNATERLRTGQQITVDGNAGTVGVDEH, from the coding sequence GTGCACACTGTGGAAAATCAGCTGGATTCGTACACTCTGACCCTGGCCGACCCGCTCGCGACCCTGGAAGTCGCGGGCGGCAAGGGCAGCTCACTCGCCCGAATGGCGGGTGCCGAGCTGCCCGTGCCCCCGGGGTTCCATGTGACCACCGCCGCCTACCGGCGGTTCGTGGCGGCGGACGGGCTGCACGAGCGAATACTCGAAGTGGCGGCCGGAGTGGCGGCCGATGACCCCGGCACCTGGACGACCGCGGCGAACGCCATCGCCACTCTTATTGCCGCGCAACCGGTTCCGGAGGACGTCGCCCAGGAGATCCGCACCGGCTATGCCCGGCTCGGCGAAGTGGCGGTCGCGGTGCGATCCTCGGCCACCGCCGAGGATCTGCCGGAGATGTCCTTCGCGGGACAGCAGGACAGCTACCTCAATATCGTCGGCGCCGAAGCCGTGGTGGCCGCGGTCAAGCGGTGCTGGGCTTCCCTATGGACCGACCGCGCCCTGGGATACCGTGCCCGCCACGGTATCTCCGCCGACGACGTGGCGCTGGCGGTCGTCGTACAGGAGTTGGTGCCCGCGGATTCGGCCGGGGTGGCGTTCACCGCGAATCCGCTCACCGGTGCCCGTGACGAAGTGCTGATCAACGCCGCGTGGGGGCTGGGTGAGGCGATCGTGAGTGGCCGGGTCACCCCGGACACCATCGTGATCGCCAAGAGCGGCAACACGATTCGACAGCGCGACATCAGCGACAAAGAGTCCATGACCGTGCGCACGGCGGACGGAACACGCGAAGAAGCGGTACCGGAGGATCGCCGCCGTCTGCCGGTGCTCGAGCCCGCGGCCGAAGCGGAACTCGCTCGCCTGGCGGTGCGCATCGAGGAGTTCTACGGGCAGCCCATGGATATCGAGTGGGCGCGGCACGCCCAGCGGTTCTTCGTGGTGCAGGCGCGCCCGATCACCGCACTGCCGGACGCCGCGCCCGCCGCGACCGAACAGGATTGGGATCTGCCCGATCCGCACGGCAAGTACATCCGGAGCAGCGTGATGGAGTTGCTGCCCGATCCGCTCTCCCCGCTGTTCGCCACCCTCGGCATTCCGGCCTGGGAACGGGCGACGCTCGCGCACTACCGGGCGATCCAGTTGCCGTACTTCAGCGAGCCGCTGGCGGTCATCAACGGCTACGGCTACTACAACGTCGACTACCGCGGCGGCCTGCTGGTCCGAATGGCGCTGGCGCAACCGAAGTTCCTGAGCCGGACGCTGCCGAGACTGCTGCGTTCCGCGCCCGAGCGCTGGCGGACCGCCCGAGACCGCTACCGGCAGGTGGCCGGGCAATGGGAGGGAGTCGACCTGACCGCCGAACCGGCCGTGCGGCTACTGGGCGGAATGGCGGAGATCGTGGACGAGGCCGCCCGGTATTACCTGACCATCCAGGGCAGCGCGCTGCCCGCGGCGTATCTCAGCGAGTCGCTGTTCACGAAGGCGTACAACGTGGTCAAGGCCTCGGATGATCCGCCCGCGGCGACCTTCCTGCTCGGTTTCGACAGCAAGCCGATCCGGGGCGAGCAGGCGCTTTATGACCTGGCCCGCTGGGCGCGGACACAACCGGGACTGACCGAACTGCTCACGACGGCCACCGTCGCCGATCTCACCGCCGACCGCGACAATGCCGCGTGGCCGGAGTTCCGGCAGCGGTTCCAGCGGCACCTGACCGAGTTCGGCGACATGGTCTACGACCTCGATTTCGCCAAGCCGCTGCCGGCCGACGATCCGGCCTCGCAACTGCAGGTGCTGCGGTTCTTCCTCGGCGAGGACGCCCCGGATCCCTATGCGCGCCAGCGCACCGCCGTGCGAGCGCGCACCGAGGCGGAGCGTTGCCTGGAAAACAAGCGACCACGTTTCGTGCGCCGACTGCCGCTGCGCCTGCTCGGCTGGGCCCAGTCCGCGGCCCCGCTGCGCGAGGACGCGCTGGCGGATGTCGGCGCGGGCTGGCCCGCGGTGCGCCGGCTGGCGGCCGAGCTCGGGCGGCGACTGGTCGACTCGGGCGTGCTCGAGGCCCCGGCGGATGTGTACTGGCTGCGGCTGCCCGAACTCCAGGCGGCGACCCGCGCGCTGGATGCCGGTCGTACGCCCGATGATTCGCGTGCCACGGTTGCCGAACGGCACGCCCTCTGGCAGGCGCAGCGGGCGCGAACCGCCCCGCATGTGCTGCCGGTCAAGGGCGGCGGGAAGATCCTGGGAATCGACTTCGGCAAGGAAACCTCACCGGACGAGGTCGCGATCAAGGGCACGCCCGGCAGTCCCGGTCGTGCCACGGGTCCGGCGCGAATAGTGCACGGCCCCGCGGAATTCGACCAGATGCGTCCCGGTGACGTCCTGGTGGCCAAGATGACCACGCCCGCGTGGACACCGCTGTTCGCGCTCGCCTCGGCCATTGTGACCGATGTCGGTGGTGCGCTCAGCCACAGCTCGATCGTGGCCCGCGAGTACCACATTCCCGCGGTCCTCGGCACCGGCAACGCGACCGAGCGACTGCGCACCGGCCAGCAGATCACCGTCGACGGCAATGCCGGAACGGTGGGCGTCGATGAGCACTGA
- a CDS encoding YybH family protein, whose product MEPASRRRPAAAVESGPRRRRPRLEAGAAIGKARRDMTGTTEPTDEAQIRGLIDTWVAAFRTRDVEAAMAIHAPDTVSFDVVPPLRYVGRDAYRKPWEDTFAGFTGPIDFEIQDLKITVADCIAFSRSLNRMMGTTTDGQKTDFWFRWTACFEKIDQRWLIVHDHTSVPTDFTTGTAVLDLSP is encoded by the coding sequence GTGGAGCCTGCAAGCAGGAGGCGACCGGCGGCAGCGGTCGAATCGGGGCCGCGACGTCGACGGCCACGGCTCGAAGCTGGTGCCGCCATCGGAAAAGCGAGGCGGGATATGACCGGTACGACAGAGCCCACGGACGAAGCGCAGATCCGTGGTCTGATCGACACCTGGGTAGCGGCATTCCGCACCCGAGACGTGGAGGCCGCGATGGCAATTCACGCACCGGACACCGTGTCCTTCGACGTCGTTCCACCGCTGCGATATGTAGGCCGCGACGCGTATCGAAAGCCATGGGAAGACACGTTCGCCGGCTTCACCGGACCCATCGATTTCGAGATACAAGATCTGAAAATCACAGTGGCCGACTGCATCGCCTTCAGCCGCAGCCTGAACCGAATGATGGGCACCACGACCGACGGGCAGAAAACCGATTTCTGGTTCCGCTGGACAGCCTGCTTCGAGAAGATCGACCAGCGATGGCTCATCGTGCACGATCACACATCGGTGCCGACCGACTTCACCACCGGCACGGCAGTGCTGGACTTGTCGCCCTAG
- a CDS encoding alpha/beta hydrolase, which yields MRQQRSASSRSTRAGAVTWRVGATTLRWLAVGALVVAGSAGAVDTAAAAPGVVSVADVSDRRQTVMVFSPAMDRQIPVQVIRAAAPARPTMYLLNGSGGGPNESGWDVQTDAVDFLRGKDVNVVTPFGGANSYYTDWVRDDAVLGRNKWQTFLNDELPPVIEDFLGANGNRTLVGVSMSGTSVLNLAIAKPGFWQSVASFSGCAQTSDPIGQEFVRLTVENWGGGQSVENMWGPRNGPLWRANDPLVHADRLRGTAVYLTTGSGIPAAPHDTPADRRVQEGRIPLPVQIVFGGPIEAAIRYCTVNLANRLRELDIPVTVHDRPVGTHSWGYWEDDLRTAWPFLAESVGSQP from the coding sequence TTGAGGCAACAGCGATCGGCGTCATCCCGGAGCACCCGCGCGGGCGCGGTGACGTGGCGGGTCGGCGCCACCACGTTGCGCTGGCTCGCCGTCGGCGCGCTGGTAGTGGCGGGCTCGGCGGGGGCGGTGGACACCGCGGCCGCGGCGCCCGGCGTCGTGTCCGTGGCCGACGTGAGTGACCGCCGGCAGACGGTCATGGTGTTCTCGCCCGCGATGGATCGGCAGATACCGGTCCAGGTCATTCGCGCCGCGGCCCCGGCTCGGCCCACGATGTACCTGCTCAACGGCTCCGGGGGCGGCCCGAACGAGAGCGGCTGGGATGTGCAGACCGACGCGGTCGACTTTCTGCGCGGCAAGGATGTCAACGTGGTGACCCCGTTTGGCGGTGCCAACTCCTACTACACCGACTGGGTGCGCGACGACGCGGTGCTGGGCCGCAACAAATGGCAGACCTTCCTCAACGACGAGTTGCCGCCGGTCATCGAGGATTTCTTGGGCGCCAACGGGAATCGGACGCTGGTCGGTGTTTCGATGAGCGGCACCTCGGTGCTGAACCTGGCGATCGCCAAGCCCGGTTTCTGGCAGAGCGTCGCGTCGTTCAGCGGTTGCGCGCAGACGTCGGATCCTATCGGGCAGGAGTTCGTGCGCCTGACGGTCGAGAACTGGGGTGGCGGGCAGAGCGTCGAGAATATGTGGGGGCCGCGCAACGGTCCGCTGTGGCGGGCCAACGACCCACTGGTCCACGCGGACCGACTGCGCGGGACCGCGGTGTATCTGACTACGGGCAGCGGGATTCCGGCAGCGCCGCATGACACCCCGGCCGACCGCCGAGTCCAGGAGGGCCGCATTCCGCTGCCGGTGCAGATCGTGTTCGGCGGGCCCATCGAGGCGGCTATTCGCTACTGCACGGTGAATCTGGCGAATCGCTTGCGGGAGCTCGACATTCCGGTCACCGTGCATGATCGGCCGGTCGGCACCCATTCCTGGGGTTACTGGGAGGACGACCTGCGCACCGCCTGGCCGTTCCTGGCTGAGTCCGTCGGCAGCCAACCGTAA
- a CDS encoding SDR family NAD(P)-dependent oxidoreductase codes for MTRVWLITGASRGLGRAFAEAALQAGDRVIGVARNVEPLADLARQYPDDLVPMSLDVTDRAAVFGAVERAASAFGKLDIVVNNAGAMLLGMVEEASEEQVRAHFDVNLFGAVWVTQAVLPHLRAQGGGRILQVTTMGTGGGFPMVGMYAAGKSALDSVSEAVAMEAEQFGVKVTIVQMGGYDTGLFTTGTTATTPDPHYQQLRDELIAMWGEDAGPAPATAAPVIMELVDLPDPPRRLIIGSGSFDVVQQDLADRAAHYRAYEHVSRKVPG; via the coding sequence ATGACCCGCGTATGGCTCATCACGGGCGCGTCACGAGGGCTGGGCCGGGCGTTCGCGGAGGCGGCGTTACAGGCGGGCGACCGGGTGATCGGGGTCGCCCGCAATGTCGAACCCCTTGCCGACCTCGCCCGGCAGTACCCCGACGACCTGGTGCCGATGTCGCTCGATGTCACCGACCGCGCGGCCGTGTTCGGGGCCGTGGAGCGGGCGGCCTCGGCCTTCGGCAAGCTCGACATCGTGGTCAACAATGCCGGCGCCATGCTGCTGGGCATGGTGGAGGAGGCGAGCGAAGAGCAGGTCAGAGCCCATTTCGACGTGAACCTGTTCGGTGCGGTATGGGTCACCCAGGCCGTACTACCGCACCTGCGCGCTCAGGGCGGCGGACGCATCCTGCAGGTCACCACCATGGGGACCGGTGGCGGGTTCCCCATGGTCGGCATGTACGCGGCCGGCAAGTCGGCACTGGACTCGGTGAGCGAGGCCGTGGCGATGGAGGCCGAGCAGTTCGGCGTCAAAGTCACCATCGTCCAGATGGGCGGCTACGACACCGGCCTGTTCACCACAGGGACCACCGCGACCACACCCGACCCGCACTACCAGCAGCTGCGCGATGAACTGATCGCGATGTGGGGTGAGGACGCCGGACCGGCCCCGGCCACCGCCGCTCCGGTGATCATGGAGCTGGTGGACCTACCGGACCCACCACGACGTCTCATCATCGGCTCCGGCTCCTTCGACGTGGTCCAGCAGGACCTCGCAGACCGCGCGGCGCACTATCGGGCTTACGAACACGTCAGCCGCAAAGTGCCCGGATAA
- a CDS encoding GH-E family nuclease, whose protein sequence is MKASYQNQIALPDDISFDVTWVPDAAVVQTTVDAYVNALAKPTWYTDPAQLRSTRDTRICMLSHRQFRAVADPWNTQRQLRIYRCETCGNGCTESGIELGHIQKWRDHLKTAAVTTPAEAKAAYNNLVNLRLECRSCNASHDWE, encoded by the coding sequence ATGAAGGCTAGCTACCAAAATCAGATCGCGCTGCCCGACGACATCTCCTTCGACGTCACCTGGGTTCCCGACGCCGCAGTCGTACAAACCACCGTGGACGCCTACGTCAACGCCCTCGCCAAGCCGACCTGGTACACCGACCCCGCTCAACTGCGCAGCACCCGCGACACCCGGATCTGCATGCTCAGCCACCGCCAATTCAGAGCAGTGGCCGATCCGTGGAACACCCAGCGCCAGTTGCGGATCTACCGATGCGAAACCTGCGGCAACGGGTGCACCGAAAGCGGCATCGAACTCGGCCACATCCAGAAATGGCGAGACCACCTCAAAACCGCCGCCGTCACCACCCCCGCCGAGGCCAAAGCGGCCTACAACAACCTGGTGAACCTGCGCCTGGAATGCCGATCATGCAACGCCAGCCACGATTGGGAATAG